Proteins encoded within one genomic window of Novosphingobium sp. EMRT-2:
- a CDS encoding mandelate racemase/muconate lactonizing enzyme family protein — MPRIIDIVEVTKPISSPIRNAYIDFTKMTASLVAVVTNVERNGRRVVGYGFNSNGRYGQGGLIRERFADRLKEADPASLLDETGENLDPSKVWTTLMTNEKPGGHGERSVAVGTIDMAIWDAVAKIADKPLFRLLAERKGREANPRVFVYAAGGYYYPGKDDDALRAEMRSYIDRGYNVVKMKIGGESLAIDRRRIESVLKEIGSDAQLAVDANGRFDTLTAIEYAKALREYPLFWYEEAGDPLDYKLQSVLAEFYPGPMATGENLFSHQDARNLLRYGGMRPDRDYLQFDCALSYGLVEYMRTLEALDECGWSPSRCIPHGGHQMSLNIAAGLGLGGNESYPDLFQPYGGFPDTVKVENGHIVMPDLPGIGFEGKTDLIRVMRDLAE, encoded by the coding sequence ATCCCACGCATCATTGACATTGTGGAGGTGACGAAGCCCATTTCGTCGCCCATCCGTAACGCCTACATCGATTTCACCAAGATGACCGCGAGCCTTGTCGCCGTGGTGACCAACGTCGAGCGCAACGGCCGGCGCGTGGTCGGCTATGGCTTCAATTCGAACGGACGGTACGGCCAGGGTGGCCTGATCCGTGAACGCTTTGCCGATCGGCTCAAGGAAGCCGATCCTGCTTCGCTTCTCGACGAGACCGGTGAAAATCTCGATCCCTCCAAGGTCTGGACAACCTTGATGACCAACGAAAAGCCTGGCGGCCACGGTGAACGGTCCGTCGCCGTGGGCACGATCGACATGGCGATATGGGACGCGGTCGCCAAGATCGCCGACAAGCCGCTGTTCCGCCTGCTCGCCGAACGCAAGGGACGCGAGGCCAACCCCCGCGTGTTTGTCTATGCGGCCGGAGGGTATTACTATCCCGGCAAGGACGACGACGCGCTGCGCGCCGAAATGCGCAGCTACATCGATCGCGGCTACAACGTGGTGAAGATGAAGATCGGTGGCGAAAGCCTGGCGATCGACCGGCGCCGCATCGAATCCGTTCTGAAGGAAATCGGGTCCGACGCGCAGCTCGCGGTCGATGCCAACGGGCGCTTCGATACGCTGACCGCCATCGAATACGCCAAGGCGCTGCGCGAATACCCGCTGTTCTGGTACGAGGAAGCCGGTGATCCGCTCGACTACAAGCTGCAGTCAGTGCTGGCCGAATTCTACCCCGGCCCGATGGCGACGGGCGAGAACCTGTTCAGCCACCAGGATGCGCGCAACCTGCTGCGCTATGGCGGCATGCGGCCCGATCGGGATTATCTGCAGTTCGATTGCGCGCTTTCCTATGGCCTCGTCGAATACATGCGCACCCTGGAAGCGCTGGACGAATGCGGCTGGTCCCCTTCGCGCTGCATTCCGCACGGCGGCCACCAGATGTCGCTGAACATCGCGGCGGGTCTCGGGTTGGGCGGCAACGAAAGCTATCCGGATCTGTTCCAGCCCTATGGCGGCTTTCCGGACACCGTGAAGGTCGAAAATGGCCACATCGTGATGCCCGATCTTCCGGGCATCGGCTTTGAAGGCAAGACCGACCTTATCCGCGTGATGCGCGATCTCGCCGAATGA
- a CDS encoding PHB depolymerase family esterase, with protein MVLAAAGASLVAAQAGAQTVLSDYESADQAQKVRDNALWRLAFRPTLQVLDQTIATLQHGAKLSAEDNAAIAALTQKARSLPEPEARRTYWEAVSRVLGRRWDATQEMVGALSVKVAHPVISESATTLDLATLYPVTPAASARFSIVLFKGVATSSATPQRGENVRELASGTIGAKLPRTVPVSFAGVPDGFYLLLTRVTAPDGASSEIATPFYIVHDLGRRQAALERKLQRVTGHDAARQTALYPFALASALNAGTREVISYDFNAAIARSEAIVSDLLAGKDSVKQAKGLQSRAYRFAETGELIPYQIFVPSAWTPDRKWPLVVALHGANLDETNMLGRAGGRMQQLAEQRGVIVVAPLGYRINSAYGSQRGMGRLLGIEDTRLRRSEADVLAVTDLVTAEYSVDPERVYLTGNSMGGGGTWWIGGQHPERWAAIAPAAFGGVIPEDVPGLSRLPILAVVGDKDELGMLDRVKSAVSILRQGGVRPGYLEVAGGTHSSAFDTALPRILDFFESHRK; from the coding sequence ATGGTTCTGGCTGCGGCGGGGGCATCCCTCGTCGCGGCGCAGGCCGGCGCGCAAACGGTGCTGTCGGATTACGAAAGCGCCGATCAGGCCCAGAAGGTGCGCGACAACGCCCTGTGGCGCCTTGCCTTCCGCCCCACACTGCAAGTGCTGGACCAGACCATCGCGACCTTGCAGCACGGCGCAAAACTTTCGGCGGAAGACAACGCCGCCATTGCGGCACTGACGCAAAAGGCGCGCTCGCTTCCGGAGCCGGAGGCAAGGCGGACGTACTGGGAAGCGGTTTCGCGCGTGCTGGGCCGTCGCTGGGATGCGACGCAGGAGATGGTCGGCGCCCTGTCCGTCAAAGTGGCGCATCCCGTGATCTCCGAGAGCGCCACGACGCTTGATCTGGCCACGCTCTATCCGGTCACGCCGGCGGCGTCGGCACGCTTCTCGATCGTCCTGTTCAAAGGCGTGGCCACATCGTCGGCGACCCCCCAACGCGGCGAGAACGTGCGGGAACTGGCGTCGGGCACGATCGGCGCAAAATTGCCGCGCACCGTACCGGTCAGCTTCGCCGGCGTGCCCGATGGCTTCTACCTCCTGCTTACGCGCGTCACCGCCCCGGACGGCGCCAGCAGCGAAATCGCGACGCCTTTCTACATCGTCCACGATCTCGGCAGGCGCCAGGCCGCGCTGGAGCGCAAACTTCAGCGGGTGACCGGCCACGACGCCGCCCGGCAGACCGCGCTCTACCCGTTCGCGCTGGCAAGTGCACTGAACGCCGGCACGCGCGAGGTCATCTCCTATGACTTCAATGCGGCGATCGCGCGGTCGGAAGCCATCGTCTCCGATCTCCTCGCCGGCAAGGATTCTGTGAAACAGGCGAAAGGTCTGCAAAGCCGCGCATACCGTTTTGCCGAGACGGGCGAACTCATCCCTTACCAGATTTTCGTCCCATCGGCATGGACGCCCGATCGCAAGTGGCCGCTCGTGGTTGCCCTGCATGGCGCCAATCTGGACGAAACCAACATGCTCGGGCGGGCGGGCGGAAGGATGCAGCAGCTGGCGGAACAGCGCGGTGTCATCGTGGTCGCCCCGCTCGGCTATCGCATCAACAGCGCTTATGGCTCGCAACGCGGCATGGGCCGCCTGCTTGGCATCGAGGATACCCGGCTGCGCCGCAGCGAGGCCGATGTCCTTGCCGTTACCGACCTTGTCACCGCGGAATACAGCGTCGATCCGGAACGCGTGTACCTCACCGGTAATTCCATGGGCGGCGGCGGCACCTGGTGGATCGGGGGCCAGCACCCCGAACGCTGGGCGGCGATCGCTCCGGCGGCCTTCGGCGGCGTGATACCGGAAGACGTGCCCGGCCTGTCGCGCCTGCCGATCCTGGCCGTGGTCGGCGACAAGGACGAACTGGGCATGCTGGATCGCGTGAAATCCGCCGTGTCCATCCTCCGGCAAGGAGGCGTCCGGCCGGGTTATCTCGAAGTGGCCGGCGGCACGCATTCCAGCGCTTTCGACACCGCTCTTCCCCGGATTTTGGACTTCTTCGAAAGCCACCGCAAGTGA
- a CDS encoding alpha/beta hydrolase → MKNRMPFIAAALCLWHLATGAQAQPVDVSANGDTSVPAIVVPGSTLMSPEGNQSRVEHILTERSLKGKSVAEVNAALFGPRLERTKAAFDVTIRADRIGGVPVLVYEPKGGVAPAKRGKVLINVHGGGFVGCFTECGGLESIPVAALTGLKVVSIDYRLAPAAQYPAASEDVASVYREMLKNIPARSIGLYGCSAGGLLTAQSLAWFQTHNLPEPAAAGIFCAGGDPGMGGDSRITGALLGDGEMPAPPSSTPPLGYMRGAARENATAFPATSAAVLKKFPPTLVIVGTRDFAMSSAVNLHSKLVANGVDARLHMWEGGRHAFFYDIRVPEAREAFDVVARFFLERLK, encoded by the coding sequence ATGAAGAACCGGATGCCCTTCATCGCCGCCGCCCTGTGCTTGTGGCATCTCGCAACCGGGGCGCAGGCCCAGCCGGTGGACGTTTCGGCGAATGGCGACACCAGCGTTCCCGCCATCGTCGTTCCCGGCAGCACCCTGATGAGCCCGGAAGGCAACCAGTCCCGCGTCGAGCATATCCTGACCGAGCGGTCCTTGAAGGGGAAGTCGGTTGCGGAAGTGAACGCCGCCCTGTTCGGTCCCCGTCTGGAGCGGACCAAAGCTGCATTCGATGTTACGATCCGCGCGGACCGCATCGGTGGTGTGCCCGTGTTGGTGTACGAACCAAAAGGCGGCGTGGCGCCAGCGAAACGCGGCAAGGTGCTGATCAACGTGCATGGCGGAGGCTTCGTCGGCTGCTTCACCGAATGCGGAGGGCTGGAGTCCATTCCCGTTGCGGCCCTAACCGGGTTGAAAGTCGTCAGCATCGACTACCGTCTCGCACCGGCGGCACAATATCCGGCCGCATCCGAGGACGTAGCGAGCGTTTACCGCGAGATGCTGAAAAACATCCCGGCCCGCAGCATCGGCTTGTACGGTTGTTCGGCGGGCGGACTTCTCACAGCCCAGTCTCTGGCATGGTTCCAGACTCACAACCTGCCCGAACCGGCCGCTGCGGGCATTTTTTGCGCTGGCGGCGATCCGGGCATGGGCGGGGATTCTCGGATCACCGGCGCGCTGCTCGGGGATGGAGAAATGCCGGCCCCGCCCTCGTCCACGCCGCCCCTGGGCTACATGCGTGGCGCCGCTCGCGAAAATGCCACCGCCTTCCCCGCTACCAGCGCTGCCGTCCTGAAGAAGTTTCCGCCAACGCTCGTGATCGTTGGAACGCGCGATTTCGCGATGAGCAGCGCCGTCAACCTGCACAGCAAGCTTGTCGCCAACGGCGTGGATGCGCGGCTGCACATGTGGGAAGGAGGCCGCCATGCGTTCTTCTACGATATCCGCGTTCCCGAGGCCCGGGAAGCGTTCGACGTCGTTGCTCGCTTCTTCCTCGAAAGGCTCAAATGA
- a CDS encoding IclR family transcriptional regulator, whose protein sequence is MSDDKNEKNVVKSVAKAFAVLHSFGPDAEELVIADVARAAQMDNATAFRLLNTLVSLGYVEKVPDSRRFRLTFKCLELGFNAIARSDIRTLGRPLLRSLVGDRIEAASIGVLDGPEVVYVERIQAGLQRLAVDVRVGNRVPAFSSALGRAILAHLPLADERAILEANPPKQLTQYTKVDIDHILAEIAHARRDGFAVSDQETVTGLRVLAAPITDIDGIPIAAMSVAAPAFGQTLEEFIETARDATCDAAKRLSLAVRAAGATAAHPLTP, encoded by the coding sequence GTGAGCGATGACAAGAACGAGAAGAATGTGGTCAAGTCTGTCGCCAAGGCTTTTGCGGTACTGCACAGCTTTGGCCCTGACGCGGAAGAACTGGTCATAGCCGATGTGGCGCGCGCGGCGCAGATGGACAACGCCACGGCGTTTCGTCTGCTCAACACGCTGGTATCGCTCGGCTATGTCGAGAAAGTGCCTGACAGCCGGCGTTTCCGTTTGACGTTCAAGTGCCTTGAGCTGGGCTTCAACGCGATCGCCCGTTCCGACATCCGCACCCTGGGGCGTCCGCTGCTGCGGTCGCTGGTCGGGGACCGGATCGAGGCTGCCTCGATCGGTGTTCTGGACGGCCCCGAAGTCGTCTATGTCGAACGCATCCAGGCGGGTCTGCAACGGCTGGCCGTCGATGTCCGGGTCGGCAATCGCGTTCCGGCCTTCTCGTCCGCGCTTGGCCGCGCGATCCTGGCGCACCTGCCACTTGCCGACGAGCGGGCCATTCTCGAGGCAAATCCGCCCAAGCAACTGACCCAGTACACCAAGGTCGACATCGATCACATTCTCGCCGAAATCGCCCATGCGCGGCGCGATGGCTTCGCCGTATCGGATCAGGAAACGGTTACCGGCCTGCGGGTACTGGCCGCACCGATTACCGACATCGACGGGATACCCATTGCCGCAATGAGCGTCGCCGCGCCCGCGTTCGGGCAAACGCTCGAGGAGTTCATCGAAACGGCCCGCGATGCCACGTGCGACGCGGCAAAACGTCTTTCGCTGGCCGTTCGCGCTGCCGGCGCCACGGCGGCACACCCTCTAACCCCTTAG
- a CDS encoding SDR family NAD(P)-dependent oxidoreductase, which produces MAGKGQRTVVVTGSSSGIGSAIARHLAGEGWAVTGLDRVAAESADHLAGEVLVDLADAGAVQAAGHRLRGHHALVHAAGLMRTARLDALDPADGDLMWAVHVRALTILMQTVCPAMPAGGRVVAVGSRTSRGAAGKGQYAATKAAMVGLVRSFASELAPVGVTANVVAPAATATPLLSRGDRADVPPVTPPIGRFIDPVEIAATVSFLLSPEAAAITGQEIVICGGASL; this is translated from the coding sequence GTGGCAGGCAAGGGGCAGCGCACGGTCGTCGTTACCGGGAGTTCGTCGGGCATAGGCAGCGCGATCGCGCGCCACCTTGCCGGCGAAGGCTGGGCCGTGACCGGGCTGGATCGGGTTGCGGCGGAATCGGCCGATCACCTCGCGGGCGAGGTTCTGGTCGATCTCGCAGATGCAGGAGCGGTGCAAGCCGCTGGCCACCGGTTGCGCGGGCACCATGCGCTCGTCCATGCAGCGGGCCTTATGCGCACGGCCCGGCTGGACGCGCTTGATCCCGCCGACGGCGATCTGATGTGGGCGGTGCATGTCCGCGCGCTGACAATCCTGATGCAGACGGTGTGCCCGGCGATGCCAGCCGGCGGACGTGTGGTGGCCGTCGGCAGTCGCACTAGCCGCGGCGCGGCAGGCAAGGGACAGTATGCGGCGACCAAGGCCGCCATGGTCGGGCTTGTCCGTTCCTTCGCATCGGAGCTGGCCCCCGTTGGCGTCACCGCGAACGTGGTCGCCCCGGCTGCCACCGCCACGCCATTGCTTTCGCGCGGTGATCGCGCCGATGTTCCCCCCGTAACGCCCCCGATCGGCCGCTTTATCGACCCTGTGGAAATCGCCGCCACGGTTTCCTTCCTGCTTTCGCCCGAGGCCGCTGCCATCACGGGGCAGGAAATTGTCATCTGCGGCGGCGCCTCGCTCTAG
- a CDS encoding dihydrodipicolinate synthase family protein, producing the protein MTTALDFKGLIPAIAVPFRDDFSIDEAGLGRFARWLSRQRGIKALMTNGHTGEVFSLTPRERAEVTRITADAVAGTVPVISSIVCEGTIDAGEQAVMARDAGASALDVMPPHHWLRFGFRPSHVIEYFEAIDKAAGLPLIVHVYPAWTKASFSSALLAELAQLDCVHAFKIGTREMNKYARDLEAIRAVAPDKALLTCHDEYLLASMVQGIDGALVGFASLIPGLIMDLLDAVQNGDLNEARRIQAIIDPLKQSVYGDGEPTGEAHACMKAAMAAAGIFDSATVRPPTVPPSEAELARIKAAVAAAGIAQSIPA; encoded by the coding sequence GTGACAACTGCTCTCGATTTCAAAGGCCTCATTCCCGCGATCGCCGTCCCTTTCCGGGATGACTTCAGCATCGACGAAGCGGGTCTTGGCCGGTTCGCCCGGTGGCTCTCCCGACAGCGCGGCATTAAGGCGCTGATGACGAACGGGCATACCGGCGAGGTATTCTCGCTGACGCCGCGCGAACGGGCGGAAGTTACCCGCATTACTGCCGACGCGGTCGCCGGAACGGTTCCCGTTATCTCATCCATCGTCTGCGAAGGCACGATCGATGCCGGCGAACAGGCGGTCATGGCGCGCGACGCAGGGGCCAGCGCACTGGACGTCATGCCGCCCCACCATTGGCTCCGCTTCGGCTTCCGCCCGTCGCATGTCATCGAATACTTCGAGGCGATAGACAAGGCAGCGGGCCTGCCGCTGATCGTCCATGTTTACCCCGCCTGGACAAAGGCCTCGTTCTCCTCCGCCCTGCTTGCCGAACTTGCCCAGCTTGATTGCGTTCATGCTTTCAAGATCGGCACACGCGAAATGAACAAGTACGCCCGCGATCTGGAAGCCATCCGCGCGGTGGCGCCGGACAAGGCCCTGCTGACCTGCCACGACGAATACCTGCTGGCGTCGATGGTTCAGGGCATCGATGGCGCGCTGGTTGGCTTCGCCTCTTTGATCCCCGGCCTCATCATGGACCTGCTCGATGCGGTCCAGAATGGCGATCTCAACGAAGCGCGCCGGATTCAGGCGATCATCGATCCGCTCAAGCAGTCGGTTTATGGTGATGGCGAGCCCACCGGTGAAGCGCATGCCTGCATGAAGGCCGCCATGGCGGCCGCAGGCATCTTCGACAGCGCCACGGTCCGCCCGCCGACGGTGCCGCCAAGCGAAGCGGAACTCGCGCGCATCAAGGCCGCGGTCGCAGCTGCGGGCATCGCCCAAAGCATTCCGGCCTAA
- a CDS encoding sodium:solute symporter family protein: MQMGDDAFRQTVIVASVVAYIVLTSLLAFVLRSRTSAQFMVGGRSLPAVVIAVLLMSEFIGAKSTVGTAQEAFEKGMAAGWSVLAASIGFLLLALFFARQIYTSQQHTISGIVEQRFGNGTRIVVSLVMIYALLLVNVGNYISGAAALSQALGINLTLATFTVAAFSAIYYVFGGLKSIAYVTVLHSVLKLIGVGVLVAVAASLTGGLAPMRAALPAYYFSVTGAVGANTIFAWIIGTLGAIFSTQYIIQAIASNRSAPAARSSAFLASLLCLPLGFSLAFIGVAARYLYPGQESLFALPVFIAKMPVGWAALVTLSLVASALVSVSTVAVAITALVMRDFYVPWRKPTGEAELRATRYVSLAVGLVPLLCVFFTPKILELSFFTRALRLSIAMIALAGVYLPWLGSGRSAVTALIASGIVTTAWYLAGNPFGIDNMYIAALTPALTLGISHLASRDRSRANS, encoded by the coding sequence ATGCAGATGGGCGATGACGCCTTCCGCCAGACCGTGATCGTCGCATCGGTCGTGGCCTATATTGTGCTGACAAGTCTGCTGGCGTTCGTTCTGCGCAGCCGGACGAGCGCGCAGTTCATGGTTGGCGGAAGGTCGCTGCCCGCGGTTGTCATCGCCGTATTGTTGATGTCGGAGTTCATCGGCGCGAAATCGACCGTGGGAACCGCGCAGGAGGCCTTTGAAAAGGGGATGGCCGCGGGCTGGTCCGTTCTGGCCGCCTCTATCGGCTTCCTGCTGCTCGCGCTGTTCTTCGCGCGGCAGATCTATACCTCGCAGCAGCACACGATCTCTGGAATCGTGGAACAGCGTTTCGGCAACGGCACCCGGATCGTGGTTTCGCTGGTGATGATCTATGCGCTGCTGCTGGTGAACGTCGGGAACTACATCAGCGGGGCCGCGGCGCTTTCCCAGGCGCTGGGCATCAACCTCACGCTTGCCACCTTTACCGTGGCCGCATTCAGCGCGATCTATTACGTGTTTGGCGGGCTCAAGAGCATTGCTTACGTGACCGTGCTCCACAGCGTCCTCAAGCTGATCGGCGTGGGCGTGCTGGTTGCTGTAGCCGCCTCACTGACAGGTGGACTGGCGCCCATGCGCGCTGCCCTTCCCGCGTACTATTTCTCCGTTACCGGTGCAGTTGGCGCAAATACCATATTCGCCTGGATCATCGGGACGCTGGGCGCGATCTTCTCGACCCAGTACATCATCCAGGCCATTGCCTCGAACCGGTCCGCACCGGCCGCGCGCTCCTCGGCCTTCCTGGCCTCGCTGCTGTGCCTGCCCCTGGGCTTCTCGCTGGCGTTCATAGGGGTTGCCGCTCGCTACCTCTATCCTGGCCAGGAGAGTCTGTTCGCCCTTCCGGTGTTCATTGCCAAGATGCCGGTCGGATGGGCCGCGCTTGTCACCCTGTCGCTGGTCGCCTCGGCCCTTGTCAGCGTCAGCACCGTGGCCGTGGCCATCACGGCGCTGGTCATGCGCGATTTCTACGTGCCGTGGCGGAAGCCGACGGGCGAGGCCGAATTGCGCGCCACGCGCTACGTTTCGCTTGCCGTGGGCCTGGTGCCGCTCCTGTGCGTGTTCTTCACGCCAAAGATTCTCGAGCTCTCGTTCTTCACGCGCGCCTTGCGCTTGTCGATCGCGATGATCGCGCTTGCCGGGGTCTATCTGCCCTGGCTCGGGTCCGGCCGATCCGCCGTGACGGCCCTGATCGCCAGCGGCATCGTAACGACCGCGTGGTATCTGGCGGGCAATCCGTTCGGAATAGACAACATGTACATCGCTGCGCTGACGCCGGCGCTGACCCTGGGAATATCCCACCTGGCAAGCCGCGATCGTTCGCGCGCAAACTCCTGA
- a CDS encoding TonB-dependent receptor domain-containing protein: MGKVRYPLLCSAAILGVTGGVSTAAAQDAPAKPAASAPAADAGSEPSVQDIIVTGTRIQSSGVQAPTPLTVVDAAKMLQTAPSAVDDIIAQLPAFRASSGPNQVQRNAGSISTGQSLANLRSLGAQRALVLIDGRRPVPTNPQATTSTSIIPIGLIKRMEVVTGGASAAYGSDAVAGVANFVLMDRMEGIHGSIYSGISQEGDNKEYGGNIAFGINTADNRLHVVFGADYNKNYGVGNIYSRDWSRVEPGNSGNPLSFGAARAAGTPAFGWANGVEYAAQTPGGVITGATTTGGTASTALNLLAFNPDGSTYKLTRGPVLGNLMINSSSNVGSGPLSQWNLKQPLEQFATMLRLGYDLTDSVTAFADVNYARSNVFTYSQYHQSPTITILANNPYLPGGIQGQLTTNNIASFNMGRIDTDWLGTSADNTYTTFQVATGLKGKLLNRFNWDATYIYGRSVIDSKVYGTREANLYAALYAVKDTSGNIVCGPIASNPNFAANRLTNTVQVANVQPGCVPLNPFGAGNVSQAAKDYVSGIEYTKDYMVRHDVALNINGPLFHLPAGDVSIALGGEMRWDSLRQVADALQERGLYSSGNNKSYSGKNNVKEFYGEIDLPILKDVTAIRSLNANAAVRRTDYNLSGAVTTWKVGGTYEPVEGLRLRATRSRDIRAPSLSDLFLVGGISSTGSFVNPFNGQSARLPQQTVGNPNLKPEKADTFSAGITYQGHGALSGARFSVDYYRIKVSDVIASVSGTDILARCYAKLQNYCSAITFDNSQFGIAKIFIQPFNQSALLVKGVDIEAGYRTSLAPIGLPGTLDTTVYATHLANYKSTDIAGPTGVTLDYAGYQNAAPKWSIAAYVNYRLDPVTIGLQMRAFTHIRYSPLYKGPDEAGYDPTAANSISQNTFAGQALFNLNMAYDFDMRGSKAQFFLNVNNLFNTNPPPYAIAAINLGGNPYDYVGRSFKVGLRFGL; this comes from the coding sequence ATGGGGAAGGTTCGTTATCCATTGCTTTGCAGTGCCGCGATTCTGGGGGTGACGGGCGGTGTCTCGACCGCAGCCGCACAAGATGCGCCCGCCAAACCGGCGGCAAGCGCCCCCGCCGCCGACGCGGGCAGCGAACCTTCGGTTCAGGACATCATCGTCACAGGCACGCGTATCCAGAGTTCGGGGGTGCAGGCGCCAACGCCGCTGACCGTCGTCGATGCGGCCAAGATGCTGCAGACGGCCCCGTCAGCGGTCGATGACATCATCGCGCAGCTTCCTGCGTTCCGGGCTTCTTCCGGTCCGAACCAGGTCCAGCGCAATGCGGGTTCGATCTCGACCGGTCAGAGCCTGGCCAACCTGCGCAGCCTTGGCGCACAACGCGCGCTTGTCCTGATCGACGGTCGCCGGCCGGTCCCCACCAACCCGCAGGCCACGACCAGCACCAGCATCATTCCGATCGGCCTGATCAAGCGGATGGAAGTCGTTACCGGTGGCGCTTCGGCGGCTTATGGCTCCGATGCAGTGGCCGGCGTCGCGAACTTCGTGCTGATGGATCGCATGGAAGGCATCCACGGGTCGATCTACAGCGGCATTTCGCAAGAGGGCGACAACAAGGAATACGGCGGCAACATCGCGTTCGGCATCAATACCGCCGACAATCGCCTGCATGTCGTATTCGGCGCCGATTATAACAAGAATTACGGCGTGGGTAACATCTACTCGCGCGACTGGAGCCGGGTCGAACCGGGTAACTCGGGGAACCCCCTGTCTTTCGGCGCCGCGCGCGCGGCAGGAACGCCGGCCTTCGGCTGGGCCAACGGCGTCGAATATGCGGCGCAGACGCCGGGCGGCGTCATCACCGGGGCAACGACAACGGGAGGCACCGCTTCCACCGCGCTCAACCTGCTGGCTTTCAATCCCGATGGATCGACCTACAAACTGACCCGCGGCCCCGTGCTGGGCAACTTGATGATCAATTCATCCAGCAACGTCGGCTCCGGCCCCCTGTCGCAGTGGAATCTCAAGCAGCCGCTCGAACAGTTCGCCACCATGCTGCGCCTTGGTTATGACCTCACGGACAGCGTCACCGCCTTTGCCGACGTCAACTACGCGCGCAGCAATGTATTCACCTATTCGCAGTATCACCAATCCCCCACGATCACCATTCTGGCGAACAACCCCTACCTGCCCGGCGGCATCCAGGGGCAGCTGACCACGAACAACATCGCCAGCTTCAACATGGGCCGTATCGATACGGACTGGCTGGGGACTTCCGCCGACAATACCTATACCACGTTCCAAGTCGCGACCGGCCTTAAGGGCAAACTGCTCAATCGCTTCAACTGGGACGCGACGTATATCTACGGACGGTCGGTAATCGATTCCAAGGTTTACGGTACGCGCGAAGCGAACCTCTATGCCGCGCTCTATGCGGTGAAGGACACCAGCGGGAACATCGTTTGCGGCCCGATCGCCTCGAACCCCAACTTCGCCGCCAACCGCCTAACCAACACGGTGCAGGTCGCGAACGTGCAACCGGGCTGCGTGCCGCTCAATCCGTTCGGTGCCGGCAACGTCTCGCAGGCGGCCAAGGATTACGTTTCCGGTATCGAATACACCAAGGACTACATGGTCCGGCACGATGTCGCGCTGAACATCAACGGACCGCTGTTCCACCTGCCCGCCGGCGACGTTTCCATCGCACTTGGCGGGGAGATGCGATGGGATTCTTTGCGCCAAGTCGCCGACGCGCTGCAGGAGCGGGGCCTCTACTCTTCTGGGAACAACAAGTCCTATTCCGGCAAGAACAACGTCAAGGAGTTCTACGGCGAAATCGACCTGCCGATCCTGAAGGACGTGACCGCGATCCGTTCGCTGAACGCCAACGCTGCGGTTCGTCGCACCGACTACAACCTCAGCGGTGCGGTAACGACCTGGAAGGTGGGCGGCACTTATGAACCGGTTGAAGGACTGCGGCTGCGGGCCACGCGATCGCGTGACATCCGGGCGCCTTCGCTTTCTGACCTGTTCCTGGTCGGTGGCATTTCCTCGACGGGTTCCTTCGTCAATCCGTTCAACGGCCAGTCGGCACGCCTGCCGCAGCAGACCGTCGGCAACCCCAATCTCAAGCCGGAGAAGGCCGACACCTTCTCGGCCGGGATCACGTACCAGGGCCACGGCGCGCTTTCCGGCGCCCGTTTTTCGGTGGACTATTACCGGATCAAGGTGAGCGACGTTATCGCGTCGGTTTCGGGAACGGACATCCTCGCGCGCTGCTACGCCAAGCTGCAAAACTACTGCTCGGCGATCACGTTCGATAACTCGCAATTCGGCATCGCCAAGATCTTCATCCAGCCGTTCAACCAGTCAGCCTTGCTGGTCAAGGGCGTGGACATCGAAGCCGGCTACCGCACGTCGCTGGCGCCGATCGGGCTGCCGGGCACGCTCGATACCACCGTCTATGCGACGCATCTGGCGAACTACAAGAGCACCGACATTGCAGGCCCAACGGGCGTGACGCTCGACTATGCCGGTTATCAGAATGCGGCACCCAAGTGGTCGATCGCGGCCTACGTCAACTACCGCCTCGATCCCGTCACTATCGGCCTGCAGATGCGCGCCTTCACCCACATTCGCTATTCGCCGCTTTACAAGGGGCCGGACGAGGCGGGCTATGACCCCACCGCCGCCAACAGCATCAGCCAGAATACGTTCGCCGGGCAGGCCCTGTTCAACCTCAACATGGCCTATGATTTCGATATGCGCGGCAGCAAGGCGCAGTTCTTCCTCAACGTGAACAACCTGTTCAACACCAATCCGCCGCCTTACGCGATCGCGGCGATCAACCTTGGCGGCAACCCCTATGACTACGTGGGTCGCAGCTTCAAGGTCGGCCTGAGGTTCGGCCTGTGA